A section of the Candidatus Poribacteria bacterium genome encodes:
- a CDS encoding phytanoyl-CoA dioxygenase family protein translates to MLTESEKNQLDQHGFLLLESLIPPDTTTELREYALSLAVAEQEAGKGHSYLANDSAQRVWNLVDKGEIFEEAIQHPKMLAAMEYLLGADCTLSSFTVNVLYPSAPDAGLHIDYPLSGLPTPRPNFPMVANSVWFLDDWTLENGATSCVPGSHRRLEALPEPGVAYDDALQICGPRGSVLIVNGAIWHGSSENRTNESRVGLLGFFCRSMLKPQQAHLELVSDEVISRATPTLKRLLGFDSLPNTND, encoded by the coding sequence ATCTTGACTGAATCTGAAAAGAACCAATTGGATCAGCACGGTTTTTTGCTATTGGAAAGTCTGATACCTCCAGATACAACAACGGAACTTCGGGAATACGCTTTATCACTGGCTGTAGCAGAGCAAGAAGCCGGTAAGGGTCATTCATATCTTGCGAATGACAGTGCACAACGGGTCTGGAATCTCGTTGACAAAGGCGAAATATTTGAAGAGGCTATTCAACACCCAAAGATGCTCGCCGCGATGGAGTATTTACTCGGTGCTGATTGCACACTGAGTTCCTTTACAGTCAATGTGCTTTATCCGAGCGCACCGGATGCTGGTCTCCATATAGATTATCCGCTATCCGGACTCCCTACCCCCCGTCCAAACTTTCCTATGGTTGCCAACAGTGTGTGGTTCTTAGATGACTGGACGCTTGAAAATGGTGCAACCAGTTGCGTGCCGGGGAGTCACCGACGGCTCGAAGCGTTACCCGAACCCGGTGTGGCATACGACGATGCGCTGCAGATTTGTGGACCGCGTGGCTCCGTCCTGATCGTCAACGGTGCAATATGGCATGGGTCATCAGAAAATAGAACGAATGAATCGCGTGTTGGGTTACTCGGTTTTTTTTGTCGTTCTATGCTGAAGCCGCAGCAAGCACACCTTGAATTGGTATCGGATGAGGTTATATCACGTGCTACACCGACTTTAAAACGGTTGCTGGGTTTCGATTCGTTGCCGAATACGAACGATTAG
- the hemG gene encoding protoporphyrinogen oxidase, which translates to MSENSGRKHAIVIGGGITGLAACYRLQREAAARDIPLDVTLLEASGRVGGIIETEHRDGFLMEHGPDAFISTKPAAKALCEELGIADQFIGTNPKVRRSFIIRNGTLHPVPEGFYMMAPGAFMPFLKTPLFSWRGKLRMVLDLIIPRRGRDTDEAVAHFVRRRLGTEAFTRMAQPMIGGIYTSDAENLSLKATFPRFLEMEKAHGSIIKALRAQKKQASETSRDTSGPRYSLFLSFKSGMQTLTDTLTQAVSNSIRLNAKVERIQQASDGNRWHVSLANGEMLNTELLCIALPAPHTAALIGDLSSPLTSKLKVIPYASSATVNLAFRREDITHPLDGMGFVVPATENLSLIGCSFSSVKFENRAPTDHVLLRAFVGEPTSRKTEIELIELCQADLTPLLGLKNAPRFADVTKHAQAMAQYQVGHQEVVSSIEQFASALPGLALAGNGYHGVGIPDCIQSGEAAALTLLNAL; encoded by the coding sequence ATGTCGGAAAACTCGGGTAGAAAACATGCCATTGTTATCGGAGGCGGTATCACAGGTTTAGCCGCCTGCTACCGTTTGCAGCGCGAGGCTGCTGCACGCGATATTCCGCTTGACGTTACACTCCTTGAAGCGAGTGGACGTGTCGGTGGTATCATTGAAACTGAACACCGCGATGGATTTCTCATGGAACACGGGCCCGATGCCTTTATTTCCACCAAACCCGCGGCAAAGGCATTATGCGAAGAACTTGGTATTGCGGATCAATTCATTGGGACCAACCCAAAAGTCCGTCGAAGTTTTATAATTCGGAACGGGACGTTGCATCCTGTCCCTGAAGGTTTTTACATGATGGCGCCAGGGGCGTTCATGCCGTTTTTAAAAACGCCTCTCTTCAGTTGGCGCGGCAAATTGCGAATGGTGCTGGACCTCATTATTCCCCGCAGAGGACGGGACACAGACGAAGCAGTCGCACACTTCGTCAGGCGTCGCCTCGGCACTGAAGCTTTCACACGGATGGCACAACCTATGATAGGAGGTATTTATACCTCAGATGCCGAAAATTTAAGCCTAAAGGCAACGTTCCCCAGATTCTTGGAAATGGAAAAGGCGCACGGCAGCATTATCAAGGCACTCCGCGCTCAGAAAAAACAAGCGTCCGAAACGAGTCGAGACACAAGTGGACCTCGCTACAGCCTTTTTCTTTCGTTTAAGTCTGGAATGCAGACACTGACAGATACACTTACCCAAGCCGTATCCAACAGTATCAGATTAAATGCGAAAGTGGAACGTATTCAGCAAGCGAGCGATGGGAACAGGTGGCATGTTTCACTCGCTAACGGGGAAATGCTAAACACCGAACTTCTCTGCATTGCCCTTCCTGCCCCACATACAGCAGCACTCATCGGGGATCTATCAAGTCCGCTTACCTCAAAACTCAAAGTAATCCCCTACGCCTCCTCGGCAACAGTCAATTTGGCATTCCGCCGTGAGGATATCACACACCCATTGGATGGCATGGGATTTGTTGTGCCTGCTACGGAAAACCTCTCTCTCATCGGATGTTCTTTCAGTAGCGTTAAATTTGAAAATCGCGCGCCAACCGATCACGTTCTGCTGCGCGCCTTCGTTGGCGAACCCACGTCCAGAAAAACTGAGATCGAGCTCATCGAATTGTGTCAGGCAGATTTAACACCACTTCTCGGACTGAAAAACGCCCCGCGGTTTGCCGATGTTACTAAACATGCACAAGCGATGGCACAGTATCAGGTCGGGCACCAAGAGGTTGTCAGTAGTATAGAGCAGTTCGCGAGCGCACTGCCGGGGTTAGCACTCGCAGGAAATGGGTACCATGGGGTTGGGATCCCAGACTGTATTCAGAGTGGAGAGGCGGCAGCACTTACACTCTTAAACGCACTATAA
- a CDS encoding LamG domain-containing protein — translation MNSLVRCLVDKSEGCRMLVGFGVVFLTLYCATTSNAKIDPKTVVGIWLFDEGSGKIAEDLSGNDNDGELKEGTKWEDGQFGKAVIFDGKDDYVEIAPSLLFNPEVFTVTFWMHPTAVGGNNPAGKGSATLIIANGNPGDGGGANWWFELWNDGNFEFKSCQAGCAAANTPVDKPEEWYFVAGIYNGTEYELYIDGAFKAKGPNKVGEPEKGLLIGSGLCPAGHGCDGGYFKGIIDDVAMFSDALSEADIKTLMEEGVGKVLGVAPVEPTDKLATMWGDLKTR, via the coding sequence ATGAATTCTCTCGTAAGATGCCTTGTTGACAAATCCGAGGGGTGCAGGATGCTTGTAGGCTTTGGAGTCGTATTCCTCACCCTATATTGTGCTACGACAAGCAACGCCAAAATTGATCCAAAGACGGTTGTGGGAATCTGGCTCTTCGATGAAGGGAGTGGAAAAATTGCCGAAGATTTGTCCGGGAACGACAACGATGGTGAACTCAAAGAAGGCACGAAATGGGAAGACGGACAGTTCGGGAAAGCCGTCATCTTCGATGGAAAGGATGATTACGTTGAAATCGCTCCATCACTTCTGTTCAATCCGGAGGTATTCACAGTCACCTTCTGGATGCATCCGACGGCTGTTGGCGGTAACAATCCAGCCGGTAAGGGATCAGCTACGCTCATCATTGCAAACGGGAACCCGGGGGACGGTGGCGGCGCGAATTGGTGGTTTGAATTGTGGAACGACGGCAACTTTGAGTTCAAAAGCTGCCAAGCCGGTTGTGCCGCCGCGAACACACCCGTCGATAAACCAGAAGAATGGTATTTTGTCGCCGGTATCTACAACGGCACTGAATACGAACTCTACATCGATGGCGCATTTAAAGCAAAGGGACCGAATAAGGTCGGTGAACCTGAAAAAGGCTTACTCATCGGAAGTGGACTCTGCCCGGCAGGCCACGGATGTGACGGCGGATATTTCAAAGGCATCATCGACGATGTAGCTATGTTCAGCGATGCCTTGAGTGAGGCGGATATTAAAACACTCATGGAAGAAGGAGTCGGCAAAGTTCTGGGGGTCGCTCCGGTGGAACCTACAGATAAATTGGCAACGATGTGGGGCGATCTAAAAACACGCTAA
- a CDS encoding uroporphyrinogen decarboxylase — translation MKRQLKNDLLLRASRCLPVERVPVWMMRQAGRSDPVYRQIRRELNLPLERLFRTCPAPMSQTEVESAVKISLLPKRIGVDAIIVYKDILTPLAPMGAHFRFHPGPILNPPIRTQAQIDALRPVDEPPTQLAFTGKVIRNLRETLNEELPLIGFAGAPLTLAFFLIAGESPIKRGSGASEKAAPVFQMMEEAPDLLHRLLNKLTNMTINYLNYQISEGVQIVQLFESIADVLPRQIYKEFAFPYHQRIFAELNPEAPGILFAKECSYIDLMHQSGANVLSIGKCVDLSKAKANANGAVAFQGNVDNDILRDGTPADITEAVETCLKQGGKTGHILNLSHGLHRDTPFENVKHFVHIAKTF, via the coding sequence ATGAAACGACAATTAAAAAATGACTTACTTCTTCGCGCATCGAGATGTCTGCCTGTGGAGCGTGTCCCAGTGTGGATGATGCGGCAAGCAGGCAGATCAGATCCCGTTTACCGACAGATTCGACGTGAGCTTAATCTCCCATTGGAACGCCTCTTTCGAACCTGCCCTGCACCGATGTCCCAAACGGAGGTCGAATCGGCAGTCAAAATATCGCTGCTGCCCAAACGTATCGGTGTTGATGCCATCATTGTCTACAAAGACATTCTTACCCCTCTCGCCCCCATGGGCGCACATTTCCGATTCCATCCAGGACCCATTTTAAACCCACCGATCCGCACACAAGCACAAATAGACGCACTTCGACCCGTTGATGAACCCCCTACACAATTGGCGTTCACAGGAAAAGTCATTCGCAACCTACGCGAAACCTTGAATGAGGAACTGCCCCTTATCGGTTTCGCCGGGGCACCTTTGACGCTTGCTTTTTTCCTCATTGCAGGGGAAAGTCCGATCAAACGAGGTTCGGGAGCGTCTGAAAAAGCAGCACCGGTCTTTCAAATGATGGAGGAAGCACCTGACCTCCTACATCGGCTGCTAAACAAGTTGACCAATATGACTATTAACTACTTGAACTACCAAATCAGCGAGGGGGTCCAAATAGTGCAACTGTTCGAGTCCATCGCCGATGTCTTACCGCGGCAGATATATAAAGAGTTCGCTTTTCCTTATCATCAGCGGATTTTCGCCGAGCTCAATCCAGAAGCCCCAGGAATCCTGTTCGCAAAAGAGTGTAGTTACATAGATTTAATGCATCAGAGTGGGGCAAATGTTCTAAGCATTGGAAAATGTGTAGACCTTAGCAAAGCCAAAGCAAACGCGAACGGTGCCGTCGCCTTTCAAGGAAACGTCGATAACGACATTCTTCGCGATGGCACACCTGCAGACATCACCGAAGCCGTTGAGACCTGTCTAAAACAGGGTGGAAAAACTGGACATATTTTGAACTTGAGTCACGGTCTACACAGAGATACGCCATTTGAAAATGTTAAGCATTTCGTACACATCGCAAAAACTTTTTAA
- the hemH gene encoding ferrochelatase gives MKYDSVLLVAFGGPTPGCCQKYNKDMCPGEAYCFVEGIAGEAESQKERVKDISAHYVKLGGFSPFNELTFKQADALQTALQARDLPLPVYAGFRHWDPYLKEVIAKMAQKGHRKILGIIMAPHQSAVSWEWYQQTVKKGIDAVDGEKPTVDYLDPWYTHAGYVGAIAEIIETACGDKLAHAELVFTAHAIPQAAANTSPYTQQFEKTGEAVAEQIGKTRFSLAYQSEVENSPIPWIQPDINDWLKARKEEGVDTVVASPIGFLCDHVEVLYDLDIEAAETAEACGIDFIRAGTVGDHPKFIGMLADFVCEKATQEK, from the coding sequence ATGAAATACGATAGCGTCTTACTCGTGGCATTCGGTGGACCCACACCCGGCTGCTGTCAAAAATACAATAAAGATATGTGTCCCGGCGAAGCCTACTGTTTTGTCGAAGGGATTGCTGGGGAGGCTGAATCTCAAAAGGAACGTGTAAAAGACATCTCAGCCCACTACGTAAAATTGGGCGGATTTTCGCCATTCAACGAATTGACTTTTAAACAAGCCGACGCACTACAAACCGCACTGCAAGCCCGCGATCTACCCTTGCCTGTTTACGCTGGATTCAGACATTGGGACCCCTATTTAAAAGAGGTCATAGCGAAAATGGCACAAAAAGGACACCGCAAAATACTCGGAATTATCATGGCGCCCCACCAATCTGCAGTCAGTTGGGAATGGTACCAACAAACCGTAAAAAAAGGAATCGATGCAGTGGATGGTGAGAAACCGACTGTTGATTATCTCGATCCGTGGTACACACACGCAGGTTACGTTGGTGCCATTGCTGAAATCATTGAAACGGCATGTGGCGACAAGTTAGCACACGCTGAACTTGTTTTCACTGCGCACGCTATCCCCCAGGCAGCGGCGAATACTTCACCCTATACACAACAATTTGAAAAAACAGGCGAGGCAGTCGCTGAACAAATTGGAAAAACCCGATTCAGTTTAGCATATCAGAGCGAGGTGGAAAATAGCCCTATTCCGTGGATACAGCCCGATATCAATGATTGGCTTAAAGCCCGGAAGGAAGAGGGCGTTGATACCGTCGTCGCTTCACCAATCGGTTTCCTCTGCGACCATGTCGAGGTGCTCTATGATTTGGACATAGAGGCGGCAGAAACCGCGGAAGCGTGTGGCATCGATTTCATTCGGGCAGGCACGGTCGGGGATCATCCTAAGTTTATCGGGATGTTAGCGGACTTTGTCTGTGAAAAGGCCACACAAGAAAAATAA
- a CDS encoding alcohol dehydrogenase catalytic domain-containing protein produces MQSQIFYEPESMSLEDRPVPAAGDNDLLVQVRSVGICGSDVAYYFGNSSLETDDGKGPLILGHEFTGEVVEVGSEAGKTGGFKVGDRVVVNPVQSNPDSFWSQKGLSNLCPEKRVLGVGVDGGFAEYAVSDYRWTVKLPDNVTYDQGALTEPLACGLYAVNNLNAEEGQTAVVFGPGPIGLMMVQVLKSRGLKNVLLVGTRDYRLDCGKALGADVVVNVSDTNSPHYVEDLGTLIQELNDGELADRAITATSSLDAIHTALEVTGRHATVVIFGLPGDTDVMQVPILDTILMDKTIRFSWLAPDTWEEAVQLISSGDVNMDQIISHEFPLESLVEGITKVRNREDGCTKGLIKVSA; encoded by the coding sequence ATGCAATCCCAAATTTTCTATGAACCCGAATCAATGAGCCTCGAAGATCGGCCCGTGCCAGCAGCCGGTGACAATGACCTACTCGTCCAGGTCCGTTCGGTAGGTATCTGTGGTTCGGACGTAGCATATTATTTCGGCAATAGTTCGCTTGAAACCGACGACGGGAAAGGACCACTTATCCTTGGACACGAATTTACCGGTGAAGTCGTCGAGGTTGGCAGCGAAGCAGGAAAAACAGGTGGATTCAAAGTAGGAGATCGAGTTGTCGTCAATCCTGTTCAATCTAATCCAGATTCCTTCTGGAGTCAGAAAGGATTGTCCAACTTGTGTCCCGAAAAACGCGTCTTAGGTGTAGGTGTTGATGGAGGCTTCGCGGAATATGCAGTCTCAGATTATCGATGGACAGTCAAGTTACCCGATAACGTGACCTATGACCAAGGTGCACTCACAGAGCCGCTCGCATGTGGACTCTATGCCGTCAACAATCTTAACGCCGAAGAAGGTCAAACCGCCGTCGTCTTCGGACCCGGTCCTATCGGTTTGATGATGGTGCAAGTCCTAAAAAGCCGCGGCTTGAAGAACGTCCTCCTTGTCGGAACCCGTGATTATCGTTTGGATTGCGGTAAGGCACTCGGAGCTGACGTAGTCGTCAACGTTAGTGATACCAACTCCCCGCACTATGTAGAAGACTTAGGTACTCTGATTCAGGAACTCAACGATGGCGAATTGGCAGATCGTGCAATTACAGCGACCAGCTCACTTGACGCGATCCATACCGCCTTAGAAGTTACAGGTAGACACGCAACTGTCGTTATCTTTGGACTGCCTGGCGATACGGATGTAATGCAGGTTCCCATCCTTGATACGATTCTTATGGACAAAACCATCAGGTTCTCTTGGTTGGCACCTGATACGTGGGAAGAGGCAGTGCAGCTCATTTCGAGTGGCGATGTCAATATGGACCAAATCATCAGCCACGAATTCCCGCTTGAATCACTTGTTGAAGGGATAACAAAGGTCCGCAATCGTGAAGACGGTTGTACGAAGGGCTTGATAAAAGTTTCTGCTTAA
- a CDS encoding MBL fold metallo-hydrolase has protein sequence MKNILENPFAPRQYGQLVEVTERVYLFRNIVNSSIIIGDKGVAVIDTQVNQMMARRLRDAIRTITDKPILYAINTHYHWDHTNGNTVFHDAGATVVAREMTKDFMVNRSPRQEAFLRSRGFTLGDPPFLPQQTFTHETELDLGNQPLHLVYLGKAETDDATAIRIPAEDCIVSGDTVMTGSFPIFGQPVMNEGLMANHDWINTITELRAYGPKSVLPGHGPLARDTEIDRLLEIESYFLTEVRKRVERGMSLNTLLAEMEANLPDWIRAIAEVWGTPRYAILRVYRGLIDDPEPGWQHLKPSAIPTADTEKLHQKTQALEDFQSYRETAEEVAEGNDFGLAIAILKTATQQYPNLPDAWTEYANLLTQASRTVSSVLEKGDFFAEAKKALNIALELDPDHAPAYLLRGYNHILSAYRNGDETKTGLESIYKSLVIGIEGTQLAQAYFCIGLAHRTNGDEALAREAFAKAIAADARYMPAQLANMA, from the coding sequence ATGAAAAACATCCTTGAAAATCCCTTTGCCCCACGACAATACGGGCAGCTCGTTGAAGTGACAGAGCGAGTATATCTTTTTCGTAATATTGTAAATTCTTCTATTATCATTGGAGATAAAGGAGTGGCGGTAATTGATACACAAGTCAACCAAATGATGGCACGACGGTTGCGTGATGCCATCCGCACTATTACGGATAAACCGATACTGTATGCAATTAACACACATTACCATTGGGATCATACCAATGGAAACACTGTTTTCCATGACGCTGGAGCGACGGTTGTCGCTCGCGAGATGACCAAAGATTTCATGGTGAATAGGTCCCCACGGCAGGAGGCATTTCTGCGTTCCCGCGGCTTCACACTCGGCGATCCGCCTTTTCTACCACAACAGACCTTCACACATGAAACTGAACTCGATTTGGGGAATCAACCGCTACATCTCGTTTACTTGGGAAAGGCAGAAACGGACGATGCCACTGCTATCAGAATTCCAGCGGAAGATTGTATCGTCTCTGGCGATACCGTTATGACAGGGAGTTTCCCCATCTTTGGACAGCCCGTTATGAATGAAGGACTCATGGCGAACCACGATTGGATCAATACAATTACGGAGCTCCGGGCATACGGACCTAAATCTGTCCTACCGGGACACGGACCCTTAGCGCGTGACACCGAAATCGACCGCTTGCTTGAGATTGAGTCCTATTTCCTAACAGAAGTCCGAAAACGTGTTGAACGGGGCATGTCCTTGAATACACTGCTCGCTGAAATGGAAGCCAACTTACCCGACTGGATTCGCGCTATTGCTGAAGTATGGGGAACACCCCGTTATGCAATTTTGCGGGTATATCGCGGGTTAATCGACGATCCAGAACCGGGTTGGCAACATCTGAAACCTTCGGCTATTCCGACAGCGGATACCGAAAAACTTCACCAAAAAACACAAGCACTTGAAGACTTTCAGTCTTACCGAGAAACCGCCGAAGAGGTCGCGGAAGGTAATGACTTTGGTTTAGCAATTGCTATTTTAAAAACCGCAACCCAACAATATCCGAATCTACCCGACGCTTGGACGGAATACGCAAATTTGCTCACACAAGCATCACGCACCGTGTCAAGTGTCCTTGAAAAGGGGGACTTCTTCGCTGAAGCCAAAAAAGCACTCAATATTGCACTTGAATTGGACCCTGATCACGCGCCAGCATATCTTTTGCGTGGGTACAACCACATCCTTTCTGCCTATCGCAACGGCGACGAAACAAAGACAGGACTGGAGTCCATCTATAAATCGCTCGTCATTGGGATTGAAGGAACACAACTCGCGCAAGCCTACTTCTGTATTGGACTCGCACATCGGACCAATGGAGACGAGGCACTCGCTCGTGAAGCTTTCGCGAAGGCGATCGCCGCTGATGCAAGGTATATGCCAGCACAGTTAGCGAATATGGCATAG